In Methanofollis sp. UBA420, one DNA window encodes the following:
- a CDS encoding 30S ribosomal protein S3, producing MAIERKFVSEGVTRARIEQFLARELKRAGYGGMDIVRTPLGTQITIFAEKPGIVIGKGGKLVRQLTQDLATNFNIESPQVEVQQVANPSLNAQIMAERLATALERGWYFRKAGQSTIRRIMDSGALGCEVILAGKLTGARSRVQKFIQGYIKHCGEPSETIVEKGYAVAIKKLGIIGVRVMIVPGDAKLPDSFEVLEPKVVPKAAAEEVEALADLGDDVDAELAEFPEAPEAEFKEEQ from the coding sequence ATGGCAATTGAGCGGAAATTCGTCAGTGAAGGTGTCACCAGGGCCCGTATCGAGCAGTTCCTCGCCCGAGAACTGAAGCGCGCCGGCTACGGCGGCATGGACATCGTCCGCACCCCTCTCGGCACGCAGATCACCATCTTCGCCGAGAAGCCGGGTATCGTCATCGGCAAGGGCGGCAAGCTGGTACGCCAGCTCACCCAGGACCTTGCCACCAACTTCAACATTGAGTCCCCGCAGGTCGAAGTCCAGCAGGTGGCAAACCCGAGCCTGAACGCTCAGATCATGGCCGAACGCCTTGCCACCGCCCTTGAGCGTGGCTGGTACTTCAGGAAGGCCGGGCAGAGCACCATCCGCCGGATCATGGATTCCGGTGCACTTGGTTGCGAGGTCATCCTCGCCGGCAAGCTGACCGGTGCTCGTTCCCGTGTCCAGAAGTTTATTCAGGGCTACATCAAGCACTGCGGTGAACCCTCAGAAACGATCGTCGAGAAGGGCTACGCCGTTGCGATCAAGAAACTTGGCATCATCGGTGTCCGGGTCATGATCGTTCCGGGCGACGCCAAGCTCCCCGACAGTTTCGAAGTCCTTGAGCCGAAGGTCGTTCCGAAGGCCGCGGCAGAAGAGGTCGAAGCACTCGCCGATCTCGGCGACGACGTCGATGCAGAACTTGCTGAGTTCCCCGAGGCTCCTGAAGCCGAATTTAAGGAGGAACAGTAA
- the rpmC gene encoding 50S ribosomal protein L29, producing MAIFRAHEVHQLSDVELAEQLSKLQLDLMQGRGKVSAGGAPENPGHIREVRRTIARIQTEQNARGAGKQA from the coding sequence ATGGCGATCTTCCGGGCACATGAGGTCCACCAGCTCTCCGACGTGGAGCTGGCCGAGCAGCTCTCAAAGCTGCAGCTCGATCTGATGCAGGGCCGCGGCAAGGTCAGTGCGGGCGGCGCCCCGGAAAACCCGGGGCACATCCGCGAGGTGCGGCGGACCATCGCCCGCATCCAGACCGAGCAGAACGCACGGGGGGCCGGTAAACAGGCATGA
- a CDS encoding ribonuclease P protein component 1: MITAQTLLWHELIGLAVSVVKAGNPAYVGISGPIMDETRNMLVILTPSGTKRVEKKGCVFLFTLPGGVRAEVDGSALVARPEKRISMRNKR; the protein is encoded by the coding sequence ATGATCACAGCGCAGACCCTCCTCTGGCACGAACTGATCGGGCTTGCAGTCTCTGTGGTGAAGGCCGGGAACCCCGCATATGTAGGGATCTCCGGCCCGATTATGGATGAGACTCGCAATATGCTGGTGATCCTCACCCCGTCGGGAACCAAAAGGGTGGAGAAGAAAGGCTGTGTCTTTCTCTTCACCCTCCCCGGGGGAGTTCGCGCCGAAGTGGACGGGTCTGCCCTTGTGGCACGACCTGAAAAACGGATCAGCATGCGCAACAAGAGATAG
- a CDS encoding 30S ribosomal protein S17 gives MARDIGLNVPVPEKECSDVNCPFHGTLPVHGQVITGKVVSDRMNGTVVVGREYLHYVRKYNRYEKRSSKYHAHLPPCLTLAVGDTVKIAECRPLSKTTNFVVVEVI, from the coding sequence ATGGCGAGAGATATTGGGTTAAACGTCCCTGTTCCTGAGAAGGAATGCAGCGACGTAAATTGTCCGTTTCACGGCACCCTGCCGGTGCACGGCCAGGTGATCACCGGCAAGGTCGTGAGCGACCGTATGAATGGGACGGTGGTCGTCGGACGTGAGTACCTCCACTATGTGCGGAAGTACAACCGTTACGAGAAGAGGTCCTCCAAGTACCACGCCCACCTGCCCCCGTGCCTCACCCTTGCGGTGGGCGATACGGTAAAGATCGCCGAGTGCAGGCCCCTTTCCAAGACAACCAACTTCGTCGTGGTCGAGGTGATCTGA
- a CDS encoding 50S ribosomal protein L14, with the protein MKAKLSKIPRSVATGTKLVCADNTGARVVEIVSVDGYHGVRRRQPKLGVGDVATVSVKKGTPDMRRKLLKAVVIRQRKEIRRPSGLRVGFDDNAVVIVDERGEPKGTDIKGPVAREVAERFPKIGSTATIIV; encoded by the coding sequence ATGAAGGCCAAGTTGTCCAAGATCCCGCGCTCGGTCGCAACCGGAACCAAGCTCGTCTGTGCCGACAACACCGGTGCACGCGTCGTCGAGATCGTCTCGGTCGATGGCTACCACGGTGTTCGGAGGAGACAGCCGAAGCTCGGTGTCGGCGATGTGGCGACTGTTTCAGTCAAGAAGGGCACGCCCGACATGCGGCGCAAGCTCCTCAAGGCAGTCGTCATCAGACAGAGAAAGGAGATACGCCGGCCAAGTGGCCTGCGTGTTGGATTTGATGACAATGCCGTCGTGATCGTCGACGAACGCGGCGAACCGAAGGGCACCGATATCAAGGGTCCGGTCGCCCGTGAGGTCGCCGAGCGTTTCCCGAAGATCGGCTCGACGGCAACGATCATCGTGTGA
- the rplX gene encoding 50S ribosomal protein L24: MVRIASKQPRKQRKARYNAPSHQMSMFLSAPLAKELREVYKKRTVRVVTGDTVKVLRGDHAGTEGVVDSVHAKTGALQVHGVTVTKTDGTEVPRPVNASNVMVTKLNTKDPRRVAKLEERK, encoded by the coding sequence ATGGTACGGATTGCAAGTAAGCAGCCCAGGAAGCAGCGCAAGGCGCGCTACAACGCACCCTCACACCAGATGAGCATGTTCCTCTCGGCACCCCTTGCGAAGGAACTGCGTGAGGTGTACAAGAAGCGCACCGTCCGCGTCGTCACCGGTGACACCGTGAAGGTGCTCCGCGGCGACCACGCGGGGACCGAAGGTGTCGTTGACAGCGTGCACGCGAAGACTGGAGCCCTCCAGGTCCATGGCGTGACGGTCACCAAGACCGATGGGACCGAAGTCCCGCGGCCGGTGAACGCCTCGAATGTCATGGTGACAAAGCTGAACACCAAAGACCCGCGCCGGGTGGCGAAGCTGGAGGAGAGGAAGTAA
- a CDS encoding 30S ribosomal protein S4e codes for MSYHLKRLTAPTSWQIAKKEETFITKTCPGPHRSGALPVAVWLRDKMGLAGNMKEVKRILGQRQIIVNGKAVTNPKIGLGIFDIISIPKMDKHYRILMNKAGRLVSIEIDAEAAKTRLCKIADKTTVKGGKVQLNLLYGANVLADNTYKPKDSIVLTLEGEERFTIVDHYPFAVGNMAMVIGGQHSGRIGKITEIRVSPGSTPNRIALEDENAVAFETIEENVFMIGRETSAVAEWGIEA; via the coding sequence ATGTCATATCACCTGAAGAGACTGACAGCGCCGACGTCCTGGCAGATCGCAAAGAAAGAGGAGACGTTCATCACCAAGACCTGTCCGGGCCCGCACCGTTCCGGTGCTCTCCCGGTCGCCGTCTGGCTCCGTGACAAGATGGGGCTTGCCGGCAACATGAAAGAGGTCAAGCGGATCCTCGGCCAGCGCCAGATCATCGTCAACGGCAAGGCAGTCACCAACCCGAAGATCGGCCTCGGGATCTTTGATATCATCTCCATCCCGAAGATGGACAAGCACTACCGGATCCTGATGAACAAGGCCGGCCGCCTGGTCTCGATCGAGATCGACGCCGAAGCCGCAAAGACCCGGCTCTGCAAGATCGCGGACAAGACCACCGTCAAGGGTGGAAAGGTCCAGCTGAACCTCCTGTACGGTGCAAATGTCCTTGCCGACAACACCTACAAGCCGAAGGACTCGATCGTCCTCACCCTCGAGGGCGAAGAGCGCTTCACGATCGTCGACCACTACCCCTTCGCCGTCGGCAACATGGCGATGGTCATCGGCGGTCAGCACTCCGGCAGGATCGGCAAGATCACCGAGATCCGGGTCTCCCCGGGCAGCACGCCGAACCGCATCGCCCTTGAGGACGAGAATGCGGTTGCATTCGAGACGATCGAAGAGAACGTCTTCATGATCGGTCGCGAGACCTCTGCAGTTGCTGAATGGGGGATTGAGGCCTGA
- a CDS encoding 50S ribosomal protein L5, with protein MTNPMQELHIAKVVVHMGVGESGDRLVKGETILTEITGGKPVRSIAKMTQPAFGVRKGAPIGTKVTLRGKKAVDFVETAFGIIEKKIAGRAFDKGGNFSFGIEEHTDFPGQSYDPQIGIYGMDVNVVLEKPGVRIARRRVASRKLPSGQRVSREEAMTFVQEHYGMEVQ; from the coding sequence ATGACGAACCCGATGCAGGAACTTCACATCGCCAAAGTTGTCGTCCACATGGGCGTCGGCGAAAGTGGTGACCGGCTCGTCAAGGGCGAGACCATCCTCACGGAGATCACCGGCGGAAAACCGGTCCGCTCCATTGCGAAGATGACCCAGCCGGCTTTCGGAGTCAGGAAGGGCGCACCTATCGGTACGAAGGTGACCCTGAGAGGCAAGAAGGCTGTTGACTTCGTCGAGACCGCTTTCGGGATCATCGAGAAGAAGATCGCGGGCCGCGCCTTCGACAAGGGGGGCAACTTCTCCTTTGGTATCGAAGAGCACACCGATTTCCCGGGTCAGTCCTATGACCCGCAGATCGGCATCTATGGCATGGACGTCAATGTCGTCCTTGAGAAGCCCGGTGTCCGGATCGCCCGCAGGCGCGTCGCATCGCGTAAGCTCCCCTCAGGCCAGCGTGTCTCCCGTGAAGAGGCGATGACCTTTGTGCAGGAGCACTACGGAATGGAGGTGCAGTGA
- a CDS encoding 30S ribosomal protein S14, whose product MADEESKKKFGRGANKCQICGRKQGLVSRYNIMFCRQCFREWASKMGFKKMN is encoded by the coding sequence ATGGCAGACGAGGAAAGTAAGAAGAAATTCGGACGCGGCGCAAACAAGTGCCAGATCTGTGGCCGGAAGCAAGGCCTTGTCAGCAGGTACAACATCATGTTCTGCCGGCAGTGCTTCCGTGAGTGGGCGTCGAAGATGGGCTTTAAGAAGATGAACTGA
- a CDS encoding 30S ribosomal protein S8, protein MARLNSIADTMSAIKNASDGGKSSVIVEPASKLVGAMLGIMQESGYIGEFEYVEDGRGGQFRIGLVGRINKCGAVTPRFSTALEEMEKWENRYLPAKGFGILIMSTSQGVMSHEQARRAGIGGELLGFVY, encoded by the coding sequence ATGGCACGATTGAATTCGATAGCAGATACGATGAGCGCCATCAAGAACGCCAGTGACGGCGGCAAGTCCTCAGTCATCGTCGAGCCCGCAAGCAAACTCGTCGGTGCCATGCTCGGGATCATGCAGGAATCCGGCTACATCGGCGAGTTCGAGTACGTCGAGGACGGCCGCGGCGGCCAGTTCAGGATCGGACTGGTCGGCAGGATCAACAAGTGTGGTGCGGTCACCCCCCGCTTCTCCACGGCCCTTGAGGAAATGGAAAAGTGGGAAAACCGGTATCTCCCGGCAAAGGGCTTTGGCATCCTGATCATGTCGACCTCGCAGGGCGTCATGTCACACGAGCAGGCCCGTCGCGCCGGTATCGGCGGTGAACTTCTGGGGTTCGTGTACTGA
- a CDS encoding 50S ribosomal protein L6: protein MVVERRVTIPDGVTATLAGTIFTVKGAKGELVRDLRYPGVTVVIEDGEVVITTESSRKRIIAMVGTHAAHVQNMFEGVINGYEYRMKVVYAHFPIQIKLKGDIVEVNNFLGEKQARYAKILPGVSVKVGNDELTLTGIDKDVVGSTAAMIERATKVRNRDSRVFQDGIYIVQKA, encoded by the coding sequence ATGGTTGTTGAGAGAAGAGTAACAATCCCGGACGGGGTTACGGCAACGCTTGCCGGGACCATCTTCACCGTGAAGGGTGCGAAGGGCGAGCTTGTGCGCGACCTCCGCTATCCGGGTGTCACCGTCGTCATCGAGGACGGCGAGGTTGTCATCACCACCGAATCGAGCCGGAAGCGGATCATTGCCATGGTCGGGACCCACGCAGCACATGTCCAGAACATGTTTGAAGGGGTCATCAACGGCTATGAGTACAGGATGAAAGTGGTCTACGCCCACTTCCCTATCCAGATCAAGCTCAAGGGCGATATCGTCGAGGTCAACAACTTCCTTGGCGAAAAGCAGGCGAGATATGCAAAGATCCTCCCGGGCGTGTCTGTCAAGGTCGGAAACGACGAACTGACCCTCACCGGGATCGACAAGGACGTCGTCGGATCGACTGCAGCGATGATCGAGCGGGCGACCAAGGTCCGCAACCGTGACTCGCGGGTCTTCCAGGACGGAATATACATTGTGCAGAAGGCGTGA
- a CDS encoding 50S ribosomal protein L32e — protein MEMVDDKNRLIRVRSQRKGCTFQRQCLHAKAKLKDSWRRPRGLTSKQRRQYKAKGAQPQAGYNAPLAVRYMHPSGYYEVLAYTPADLEGVEPEFEAVRIAGSVGMKKRAAIQQKAMEAGIKVLNAKDLTPVAAEADAGEEEEAKAE, from the coding sequence ATGGAGATGGTGGACGATAAGAATCGGCTAATTCGCGTTCGCTCCCAGAGAAAGGGGTGTACGTTCCAGCGCCAGTGCCTTCACGCTAAAGCGAAGCTGAAGGACTCCTGGAGGAGACCCCGCGGCCTCACCAGCAAGCAGCGGAGGCAGTATAAGGCGAAGGGCGCACAGCCCCAGGCGGGTTACAACGCACCGCTCGCCGTGCGGTATATGCACCCGAGCGGCTACTATGAAGTGCTCGCCTACACCCCTGCCGACCTTGAGGGTGTCGAACCCGAATTCGAGGCAGTGAGGATCGCTGGCAGTGTCGGAATGAAGAAGCGCGCAGCTATCCAGCAGAAGGCCATGGAAGCCGGGATCAAGGTTCTTAATGCGAAGGATCTGACCCCGGTGGCGGCAGAAGCGGATGCAGGTGAAGAGGAGGAGGCGAAGGCAGAATGA
- a CDS encoding 50S ribosomal protein L19e — MSDLSTQKRIAAAVLKCGVNRVWFDPARLTDIEGAISREEIRKLAEEGVVKAATVKGNSRGRVRARTANRSYGHQKGYGNRKGTAGARTPSKRQWIQRIRAIRSSLREMREDGTVDRHTYRRLYRRAAGGQFRSRAHLKTHVEMMKGRIE, encoded by the coding sequence ATGAGCGACCTTTCGACGCAGAAGCGGATCGCCGCCGCTGTCCTGAAGTGCGGTGTTAACCGTGTCTGGTTCGACCCGGCCCGTCTCACCGACATCGAAGGTGCGATCTCCCGCGAGGAGATCAGAAAACTCGCTGAAGAAGGCGTTGTCAAGGCGGCAACCGTCAAGGGCAACAGCCGCGGTCGTGTCCGTGCACGGACGGCAAACCGTTCGTACGGTCACCAGAAGGGCTACGGCAACCGGAAGGGCACGGCAGGCGCACGCACACCCTCCAAGAGACAGTGGATCCAGAGAATTCGGGCGATCAGGTCGTCGCTCCGCGAGATGCGGGAAGACGGCACTGTTGACCGCCACACCTACCGGAGACTGTACCGGCGGGCAGCAGGCGGCCAGTTCAGGAGCCGGGCGCACCTGAAGACCCATGTTGAAATGATGAAAGGGAGGATAGAATAA
- a CDS encoding 50S ribosomal protein L18, with the protein MATGARYFVPFRRRKEGRTDYYARLKLLLSDTPRMVVRKTNRQVIIQLVVPEVEGDRTLVSAYSKELVELGYQGSTSSTPAAYLTGMLFARKALAAGYDEAVLDIGLARAQKGARVFAALKGAVEAGLEVPHGETILPDDERTSGAVIAEYAPEKSGNLVENVEEVAKAIMKELE; encoded by the coding sequence ATGGCGACCGGAGCACGATACTTTGTTCCGTTCCGAAGGAGAAAGGAGGGCCGGACCGACTACTACGCTCGGCTGAAACTCCTCCTCTCCGACACCCCCCGTATGGTCGTCCGCAAGACCAACCGCCAGGTCATCATTCAGCTCGTCGTTCCTGAAGTTGAGGGTGACCGGACGCTTGTGTCGGCATACTCGAAGGAACTTGTCGAACTGGGGTACCAGGGCTCGACTTCGAGCACCCCGGCGGCATACCTGACCGGGATGCTCTTTGCGAGGAAGGCTCTTGCAGCCGGATACGACGAGGCAGTCCTGGATATCGGGCTTGCACGGGCACAGAAGGGGGCCCGTGTCTTTGCCGCACTGAAGGGTGCGGTCGAGGCCGGACTTGAGGTGCCGCACGGTGAGACGATTCTCCCCGACGACGAGCGGACCAGCGGTGCGGTCATCGCAGAATACGCTCCTGAAAAGTCCGGGAATCTTGTAGAGAATGTTGAAGAAGTGGCGAAGGCCATCATGAAGGAGCTGGAGTGA
- a CDS encoding 30S ribosomal protein S5 produces MAYEEAPWVPLTGLGQAVAAGEIASIDEVLESGKPIREHQIVDTFLPDLEDEVIDISMVQRMTDSGRRVKFRAVVIVGNHNGYIGFGQAKDAQVGNAIRKAIDNAKTNIIKVRRGCGSWECGCNTAHSIPMQVHGKAGSVRVTLMPAPQGIGLVTGEVGKKVLGLAGVKDVWASTSGNTRTTINYAKATFHALKATTMIRSGGSE; encoded by the coding sequence ATGGCGTACGAAGAGGCACCCTGGGTTCCGTTGACCGGCCTCGGCCAGGCGGTCGCCGCCGGCGAGATCGCAAGCATCGACGAGGTGCTTGAGAGTGGCAAGCCCATCCGCGAGCACCAGATCGTGGACACGTTCCTGCCTGATCTTGAGGACGAGGTCATCGACATTTCCATGGTTCAGAGGATGACCGACTCAGGGCGGCGTGTCAAGTTCAGGGCCGTGGTCATCGTCGGGAACCACAACGGATACATCGGCTTCGGGCAGGCAAAGGATGCCCAGGTCGGCAATGCGATCCGGAAGGCAATTGATAACGCAAAGACCAATATCATCAAGGTCCGCCGCGGGTGCGGGAGCTGGGAGTGCGGCTGCAACACCGCCCACTCCATCCCGATGCAGGTTCATGGTAAGGCGGGCAGTGTCCGCGTTACCCTGATGCCGGCACCGCAGGGTATCGGCCTTGTGACCGGTGAAGTCGGCAAGAAGGTTCTCGGCCTTGCAGGCGTGAAGGATGTCTGGGCGTCCACGAGCGGCAACACCCGGACGACCATTAACTATGCAAAGGCGACCTTCCACGCGCTGAAAGCCACCACCATGATCAGGTCCGGAGGTTCGGAGTAA
- a CDS encoding 50S ribosomal protein L30, translating to MFAVVQVRGVVNTRWDIKDTLKMLRLHHINHCVFVPDTPAYLGMIRKVKDYVAYGEVDGKTVSTVLSTRGRLTGNVKLTDEYVREHSTFAGIEDFAAALCRGEATVQDIPELKPVLRLHPPRKGFKTIKRTFQQGGALGNYGEEINDLLYRMR from the coding sequence ATGTTTGCAGTTGTGCAGGTCCGCGGCGTGGTCAACACCCGTTGGGATATCAAGGACACTCTTAAGATGCTCCGTCTCCACCACATCAACCACTGTGTCTTCGTCCCTGACACCCCGGCATACCTCGGTATGATCCGGAAAGTCAAGGACTATGTCGCATATGGCGAGGTGGACGGGAAGACCGTTTCAACGGTTCTCTCGACCCGCGGACGCCTGACCGGGAACGTGAAGCTCACCGACGAGTATGTCAGGGAGCACTCGACGTTTGCCGGTATCGAAGATTTCGCGGCTGCTCTCTGCCGGGGCGAGGCAACGGTGCAGGACATTCCGGAGTTGAAGCCGGTCCTCCGTCTCCACCCCCCCAGAAAGGGTTTCAAGACGATCAAGCGCACCTTCCAGCAGGGCGGTGCGCTCGGAAACTACGGTGAGGAGATCAACGACCTCCTCTACAGGATGAGGTGA
- a CDS encoding uL15m family ribosomal protein, protein MPTNTRSKFRGSRTCGGGTHKNRRGAGNRGGRGRAGHRDHRWSHFLLAGQVHNGKNGFVNQIRENVEVLDIGEIDQVAEFLVQAGIAEQEGDLIAIDLCDIGVEKVLGGGQVTHALKLTALAFSAQAREKIEAAGGQALTE, encoded by the coding sequence ATGCCCACGAACACACGCTCAAAGTTCCGCGGGTCCAGGACCTGCGGCGGCGGCACGCACAAGAACCGCCGTGGTGCAGGTAACCGCGGTGGCAGGGGTCGGGCAGGACACAGGGACCACCGCTGGAGCCACTTCCTCCTTGCGGGTCAGGTTCACAACGGCAAGAACGGCTTTGTGAACCAGATCCGGGAGAATGTCGAGGTGCTGGACATCGGGGAGATCGACCAGGTGGCCGAGTTCCTTGTCCAGGCCGGCATTGCCGAGCAGGAGGGCGATCTTATTGCGATCGACCTCTGTGACATCGGTGTCGAGAAGGTGCTCGGCGGCGGACAGGTTACCCATGCCCTGAAACTGACGGCACTGGCGTTTTCCGCACAGGCAAGAGAAAAGATTGAGGCGGCTGGCGGTCAGGCTCTGACCGAGTGA
- the secY gene encoding preprotein translocase subunit SecY, with product MGNLLDRMEPLLAAMPAVKSPEGHVHFKNKLLWTVAILLLYFFLTNIPVFGLDPSSQDAFLYFRALLAGESGSIVHLGIGPIVTASIVLQLLKGADLIPIDTSETRGQVMYMGLQKLLILVMIVLEAAPNLFGGFMRPDLEIAQALFGGSAFAVSLLIFLQICLGGVLIFLMDEVVTKWGLGSGVGLFIVAGISQSLINGFLNWEAVADPYPVGFFPRLFAIGLSGGNYLQYFGTDMLAFVTTIAIFLIVVYVESTRIEIPLAHARVRGARARFPVKLIYASVLPMILVRVLQANVQMFGMFLSNIGITIFGTFDGQTPVSGLMYFLAPVNGPQDWMWWVHDLGHAPWEVLLRLGIDTTFMIVGGAIFALFWVKTAGLDSSRVARQIQMSGMQIPGYRRNTQVLERYLDRYIPRVTVIGGVLVGLLSVFANLFGVIGAVTGTGLLLTVSITYRLYEEVASEQIMEMYPFMRQFFGRE from the coding sequence ATGGGGAATCTGCTGGATAGAATGGAGCCTTTGCTCGCGGCAATGCCTGCGGTGAAGTCTCCTGAGGGTCATGTCCACTTCAAGAACAAGTTGTTGTGGACTGTTGCGATCTTGCTGCTGTACTTTTTCCTGACAAACATACCTGTCTTCGGCCTCGACCCCAGTTCGCAGGATGCATTCCTGTACTTCCGGGCTCTTCTTGCCGGTGAAAGCGGGTCCATTGTGCACCTTGGTATCGGGCCGATCGTCACGGCGTCCATCGTGCTCCAGCTGCTCAAGGGTGCCGACCTGATCCCGATCGATACCTCGGAGACACGCGGACAGGTCATGTACATGGGGCTTCAGAAGCTGCTCATCCTTGTCATGATCGTCCTTGAGGCTGCGCCGAACCTCTTTGGCGGGTTTATGCGCCCGGACCTTGAGATAGCGCAGGCGCTCTTCGGAGGGAGCGCGTTTGCGGTCTCGCTCCTGATATTCCTCCAGATCTGTCTGGGCGGTGTCCTGATCTTCCTCATGGATGAGGTGGTCACGAAGTGGGGCCTTGGTTCGGGTGTCGGTCTCTTCATCGTCGCCGGGATCTCACAGAGCCTGATCAACGGTTTCCTCAACTGGGAAGCGGTTGCTGACCCCTATCCGGTAGGTTTCTTCCCCAGGCTCTTTGCTATCGGCCTTTCAGGCGGGAATTATCTCCAGTACTTCGGGACTGACATGCTCGCCTTCGTGACGACGATTGCAATCTTCCTCATCGTCGTCTATGTGGAGTCGACGAGGATCGAGATCCCTCTCGCTCATGCACGTGTCAGGGGCGCTCGCGCCCGTTTCCCGGTGAAGCTCATCTATGCAAGTGTCCTGCCGATGATCCTGGTCCGTGTGCTCCAGGCGAACGTCCAGATGTTCGGAATGTTCCTCTCCAATATCGGGATCACGATCTTCGGGACGTTTGACGGCCAGACACCGGTGAGCGGGTTGATGTACTTCCTTGCCCCGGTGAATGGTCCGCAGGACTGGATGTGGTGGGTGCACGACCTCGGTCATGCCCCCTGGGAGGTGCTCCTCCGTCTCGGGATCGATACGACGTTTATGATCGTCGGCGGTGCTATCTTCGCCCTGTTCTGGGTCAAGACGGCCGGTCTCGACTCGAGCCGTGTTGCACGGCAGATCCAGATGTCGGGTATGCAGATTCCGGGCTACCGCCGGAACACTCAGGTGCTGGAGCGGTACCTTGACCGGTACATTCCGCGCGTGACGGTCATCGGCGGTGTGCTGGTCGGCCTTCTGAGTGTATTTGCAAACCTCTTTGGTGTGATAGGCGCAGTTACTGGTACAGGGCTGCTGCTGACGGTGAGCATCACGTACCGCCTCTATGAGGAGGTGGCAAGTGAACAGATCATGGAGATGTATCCGTTCATGCGCCAGTTCTTTGGGAGAGAGTAA
- a CDS encoding adenylate kinase, with protein sequence MSGKRVVITGVPGVGKTTVIEASMKRLAEENIPYKAVNFGSCMFDTAKAEGFVEDRDQMRTLDKDIQKKLQKLAAQRIGAMEGNIIVDTHASVKTPAGYLPGLPEWVLTELHPDTIVLVETDEDQILLRRIGDESRKRDAEGSRSIVEHQQMNRAFAAAYAMMTGCTVQIVRNENFLLDHAIDAMVTVLR encoded by the coding sequence ATGTCCGGAAAGAGAGTTGTGATTACCGGGGTTCCCGGCGTCGGGAAGACCACGGTTATCGAAGCGTCAATGAAGCGCCTTGCAGAGGAGAACATCCCCTACAAGGCTGTCAATTTTGGCAGCTGCATGTTTGATACGGCGAAGGCCGAGGGTTTTGTCGAGGACCGCGACCAGATGCGGACCCTTGACAAGGACATCCAGAAAAAACTGCAGAAACTTGCCGCACAGCGTATCGGTGCGATGGAAGGGAATATTATCGTTGATACCCATGCCTCGGTGAAGACCCCGGCCGGATATCTTCCGGGCCTGCCCGAGTGGGTGCTCACCGAGCTCCACCCCGACACCATCGTGCTCGTCGAGACCGACGAGGACCAGATCCTGTTGCGGAGGATAGGCGACGAGAGTCGCAAGCGTGATGCTGAGGGTAGTCGGTCTATCGTCGAGCACCAGCAGATGAACCGCGCCTTCGCTGCGGCATATGCAATGATGACCGGGTGCACGGTCCAGATCGTGAGGAACGAGAACTTCCTTCTCGACCACGCCATCGACGCGATGGTTACTGTTCTGAGGTGA